AGGTGGAGTATGTTATAGATAGTTTTAAAGAAATTTTTGAATAACAAATGATTTGAATTATATATTTGGTGGAGGAATTTTAATGTCAGAAATAATTTTTGACAAAAAAGAAGAAATATTATCACCTTCAGAAGTTGAAGAGATATTAGAAAGAAAAAAAATGCAACTTATTCTCAAAAGAGTTTTTGATATTATATTTTCTTTACTAGGATTAACTGTTCTATTGCCGATTTTCTTAGTTATATCAATAGTTATTAAGGTGGATTCAAAAGGGCCAGTGTTTTTTAGACAAGTGCGTGTAGGGAAAAATGGTAAAGAGTTTAGAATACTGAAGTTTAGAACTATGGTAGTAGATGCTGATAAAAAAGGTATGCAGATTACAGTGGGGAAAGATAGTCGCATTACAAAATCTGGTTATGTGTTAAGAAAATTCAAGTTAGATGAATTACCACAATTAATTAATGTATTATTTGGTGATATGAGCTTTGTAGGTCCAAGACCAGAAGTTCCTAAATATGTTGCTTTGTATGATGAAAATCAAAAGAGTGTATTAAAAGTAAAACCAGGAATTACCGATATTGCTTCAATAGAATATAGAGATGAAAATACATTGCTAGGTGAAAGTGATAATCCAGAAAAAACTTATATTGAGGAAGTTATGCCAACAAAATTGAAATTGAATATGGAATATATAAGAAACATTTCTATAGTAAATGATGTAAAGTTAATCTTTAAAACAATATTTAGAATAATAACTTGAGGAAATTGTATAATTAATATTTATACTTAAAGTCTAAAAAAGTGACTAGAGTTTGTGGATTTAGAGAATCAATAAAGGCGACGGAGGAATAGATGTGAAAAAAGTATTGTTTGTAGCTAGTGTAGTAAAAAACACATAATGGTTTTCCATTTACCTTATCTAGAATGGTTTGAAAATAATGGTTATGAAGTGCATGTATGTGCAAATAATGATTATGAAAATAAAGAAGAATGCAACATTCCTTTTTGTGATGAATTCTATGAAGTGCCTTTTGAGAGGTCACCATTGAAGAAAGAAAATATAATAGCTTATAAAAAATTAAAAAGATTAATTAATGAAAATAAATATGATGTTATTCATTGTCATACACCTATTGGAGGTGTTTTGGGAAGGTTAGCGGCCAAAGATGTTCGAAAAAACGGCACTAAAGTTATTTATACAGCACATGGATTTCATTTTTTTAAGGGAGCACCATTAATAAATTGGTTATTATATTATCCTGTTGAAAAATGGTTATCGAAATATACTGACTGTTTAATTACTATTAATGATGAAGATTACGAATATGCAGTAAGAAAAAAGTTTAAAGCAGGATCTGTAAAAAAAGTAAATGGTGTTGGCATTG
The Anaerobranca californiensis DSM 14826 genome window above contains:
- a CDS encoding sugar transferase codes for the protein MQLILKRVFDIIFSLLGLTVLLPIFLVISIVIKVDSKGPVFFRQVRVGKNGKEFRILKFRTMVVDADKKGMQITVGKDSRITKSGYVLRKFKLDELPQLINVLFGDMSFVGPRPEVPKYVALYDENQKSVLKVKPGITDIASIEYRDENTLLGESDNPEKTYIEEVMPTKLKLNMEYIRNISIVNDVKLIFKTIFRIIT